One stretch of Saccharopolyspora erythraea DNA includes these proteins:
- a CDS encoding YhgE/Pip domain-containing protein: MTTFRLARTELRRLTSGKLPKLALLAVTLVPLLYGAMYLYANWDPYGRLSSVPAAVVIDDEGAARDDGTRLQAGQDVFDELAGSGTFDWQRVSEAQAQQGVSDGRYTFALVVPKDFSGALLSPGEFEPRQARLRLITNDANNYLVGTIADKVVSEVRKAVAENAGTEAAEQFLLGFSTVHDKTVQAADGAGKIADGADRLRDGIGQAEDGTAQLSSGAHQLLDGQHRLADGSEQLADGTGRLTNGADRLHGGLTQLRQATAALPEQTAKLADGADKVADGNEKLADKADVLGGVSQDVVDNLDQSKARITDQLRQAGVDKATIDRVTAGLDQLNSPITDANGKVQDQVGQLRALADGSRQVADGNRKLADATPAMTGAIGQLTDGAGQLSDGAGQLNDGAVQLRDGERQALNGTSKLTDGADRLHGGAQQLADGSGQLADGSNTLADELGKGANDIPHPDDPTREATASTIGDPVTVDTHAQVSASTYGAGLAPFFMGLALWIGGFVLFLLMRPLSSRALAAGVAPWRIALGGWLPAAIVGLVQAVLLYAVVVFAVGVHPAHAWWTLAFLVLTSFAFTAVVHALNAAFGPKGKFIALIILVLQLVTAGGTFPWQTIPEPLHPLHQVLPLSYVVSGLRHLLYGGPGMAAATNAAGVLLCYLIAGLLLSTIAAWRQRVWTPARLKPELSL; this comes from the coding sequence ATGACCACGTTCCGCCTCGCCCGCACCGAGCTGCGCAGGCTGACCTCGGGCAAGCTCCCGAAGCTCGCGCTCCTGGCGGTCACCCTGGTGCCGCTGCTCTACGGCGCGATGTACCTGTACGCGAACTGGGACCCCTACGGCAGGCTGAGCTCGGTGCCCGCCGCCGTGGTGATCGACGACGAGGGCGCCGCGCGCGACGACGGCACCCGGCTGCAGGCCGGTCAGGACGTCTTCGACGAGCTGGCAGGCTCCGGCACCTTCGACTGGCAGCGCGTCAGCGAAGCCCAGGCGCAGCAGGGCGTCTCCGACGGCCGCTACACCTTCGCCCTGGTGGTGCCGAAGGACTTCTCCGGCGCGCTGCTTTCCCCCGGCGAGTTCGAGCCGCGCCAGGCCCGGCTGCGGCTGATCACCAACGACGCCAACAACTACCTGGTCGGCACCATCGCCGACAAGGTCGTCTCCGAGGTGCGCAAGGCGGTCGCCGAGAACGCGGGCACCGAGGCCGCCGAGCAGTTCCTGCTCGGCTTCAGCACGGTCCACGACAAGACCGTGCAGGCCGCCGACGGCGCGGGCAAGATCGCCGACGGCGCCGACCGGCTGCGCGACGGCATCGGGCAGGCCGAGGACGGCACCGCGCAGCTCTCCTCCGGCGCCCACCAGCTGCTCGACGGCCAGCACCGGCTCGCCGACGGCTCCGAGCAGCTCGCCGACGGCACCGGTCGGCTCACCAACGGCGCCGACCGCCTTCACGGCGGGCTCACCCAGCTGCGCCAGGCGACGGCGGCGCTGCCCGAGCAGACCGCCAAGCTCGCCGACGGTGCCGACAAGGTCGCCGACGGCAACGAGAAGCTGGCCGACAAGGCCGACGTGCTCGGCGGCGTCTCGCAGGACGTCGTCGACAACCTCGATCAGTCCAAGGCCCGCATCACCGACCAGCTCCGCCAGGCGGGTGTCGACAAGGCCACCATCGACCGCGTCACCGCGGGGCTGGACCAGCTCAACAGTCCCATCACCGACGCCAACGGCAAGGTTCAGGACCAGGTCGGGCAGTTGCGCGCGCTGGCCGACGGCTCCCGGCAGGTCGCCGACGGCAACCGCAAGCTCGCCGACGCCACCCCCGCGATGACCGGCGCCATCGGGCAGCTCACCGACGGCGCGGGCCAGCTCTCCGACGGTGCAGGGCAGCTCAACGACGGCGCCGTGCAGCTGCGGGACGGCGAGCGCCAAGCGCTCAACGGCACGAGCAAGCTCACCGACGGCGCCGACCGCCTGCACGGCGGGGCACAGCAGCTCGCCGACGGCTCCGGGCAGCTCGCCGACGGTTCCAACACGCTGGCCGACGAGCTCGGCAAGGGAGCCAACGACATCCCGCACCCGGACGACCCGACGCGGGAGGCCACCGCCTCGACCATCGGCGACCCGGTCACCGTCGACACCCACGCCCAGGTCAGCGCCTCCACCTACGGCGCCGGGCTAGCCCCGTTCTTCATGGGCCTGGCGCTGTGGATCGGCGGGTTCGTGCTGTTCCTGCTGATGCGGCCGCTGTCGAGCCGGGCGCTGGCCGCCGGGGTCGCGCCGTGGCGGATCGCGCTGGGCGGCTGGCTTCCGGCCGCGATCGTCGGGCTGGTGCAGGCGGTGCTGCTCTACGCGGTGGTGGTGTTCGCCGTCGGTGTCCACCCCGCCCACGCCTGGTGGACGCTGGCGTTCCTGGTGCTGACCTCGTTCGCGTTCACCGCGGTCGTGCACGCCCTCAACGCCGCCTTCGGGCCGAAGGGCAAGTTCATCGCGCTGATCATCCTGGTGCTGCAGCTGGTCACCGCGGGCGGCACGTTCCCGTGGCAGACCATCCCCGAGCCGCTGCACCCACTGCACCAGGTGCTGCCGCTGAGCTACGTCGTCAGCGGCCTGCGGCACCTGCTCTACGGCGGGCCCGGCATGGCCGCTGCGACGAACGCAGCGGGCGTGCTGCTGTGCTACCTGATCGCGGGGTTGCTGCTGAGCACCATCGCCGCATGGCGACAGCGGGTCTGGACCCCGGCACGGCTCAAGCCGGAGCTGTCGCTGTAA